AAAGAACGCGGAAGCCGCCTACCAGATCTCGCAGAGCAGCTCGCCGCCGATCGAAAGCTTCTTCGCCTTCTCCCCCGTCATGACACCGCGAGACGTGGAGACGATGGCGATGCCGAACCCGTTCTTCACCGTCGGGATCTCGTCCTTCCCGACATAGAGGCGCCGTCCCGGCCGGCTCATCCGGCGTATCCCCTTGATGGCGTATCCCGTTTCCGGTGCCGACTTCAGGGCGATACGGAGGCGGCTCGCGTTCTTTTCCGTAACGACGCGGTACCCCTTGATGAACCCTTCCTCCTTGAGAATCTGCGTGATTCCCTGAAGGATGTTCGTCGAGGGGATCTCCATCTGTTCGAATCGTGCCTGTTGGGCATTCCGCAGCCGCGTCAGCAGATCCGACACGTGATCGTTGTTCGCCATCGTCTTCCCTCCCCCCTACCAGCTCGCCTTGGTCACGCCGGGAAGCTCCCCGCGAAGGGCGAGCTGCCTCAAACAGATCCTGCACAGCTGGAACTTCCGGTAGAAAGCGCGCGGCCGGCCGCAGCGCGGGCACCGGTTGTATTTCCGGACGACGAATTTCGGCGTCCGTTTCCCCTTGGCGATGATCGATTTCTTGGCCAACGTCTGCTCTCCTCTCTTGCTTACGCCCGGAAGGGCATTCCCATGAGCCGCAGGAGCTCGAGGCCTT
This sequence is a window from Candidatus Deferrimicrobium sp.. Protein-coding genes within it:
- the rpsH gene encoding 30S ribosomal protein S8, which produces MANNDHVSDLLTRLRNAQQARFEQMEIPSTNILQGITQILKEEGFIKGYRVVTEKNASRLRIALKSAPETGYAIKGIRRMSRPGRRLYVGKDEIPTVKNGFGIAIVSTSRGVMTGEKAKKLSIGGELLCEIW
- a CDS encoding type Z 30S ribosomal protein S14, with amino-acid sequence MAKKSIIAKGKRTPKFVVRKYNRCPRCGRPRAFYRKFQLCRICLRQLALRGELPGVTKASW